A single window of Cytobacillus dafuensis DNA harbors:
- a CDS encoding PH domain-containing protein has product MSEPKRLHPISTVVNALKQLKDLIIPFLVFVVFGSKNGGFQLIFPAVIVVIVLIGGILSWLRYTYRLEEGELRIEYGIFVRKRRYIPFERIQSLDLSEGILQRPFGLVRVKVETAGSSKGEAEAVLTAIPKEEANLIQQTIFSAKNEANHTHTEENVEKSRDETLYKISTNELFLLASTSGGAGVVLSAVAAFVSQFEEIIPYDKVFNRFESFIASGVILISILVFIGFLIAWAIALVRTMVKYAGFTVNKAGEDLIITRGLLEKRQLTIPLHRIQAVRVSENLIRQPLGYCTVFLESAGGSALDAESSKVMILPIVKKNRVSEILSPYLTDYHFEPGITPAPIRALKRYLLRGLLWSLPVAAIPVIFFRPWGYLALLLVVISAIVSYFNFKDAGWNLDHHQLTLRFRTINKNTIFMKRSRIQSLSIKESHFQRKKELATIHAKVMSGSGGTGGKVVDLEKEDVYELYKWYSYTK; this is encoded by the coding sequence ATGTCTGAACCGAAAAGACTCCATCCTATTTCAACAGTTGTTAATGCCTTAAAACAATTAAAGGACTTAATCATCCCCTTTCTTGTTTTTGTTGTATTCGGCAGTAAAAATGGTGGCTTTCAACTGATTTTTCCAGCCGTTATCGTTGTAATTGTACTTATTGGCGGAATTCTATCTTGGTTAAGATATACCTATCGTTTGGAAGAGGGCGAGCTGCGGATCGAATATGGTATTTTTGTGCGAAAAAGGAGATATATTCCATTCGAACGCATACAGAGTCTTGATTTATCGGAAGGTATTTTACAGCGGCCATTTGGTTTAGTAAGGGTGAAGGTAGAAACAGCAGGCTCTAGTAAAGGAGAGGCTGAAGCGGTACTAACTGCAATACCGAAAGAAGAAGCAAATCTTATTCAACAGACAATATTTTCTGCCAAGAACGAGGCTAATCATACTCATACAGAGGAAAATGTTGAAAAGAGCAGGGATGAAACACTGTACAAAATATCCACTAATGAGCTATTTCTCCTTGCATCTACATCTGGGGGAGCCGGTGTCGTTCTATCAGCTGTAGCGGCATTCGTATCCCAATTTGAAGAAATTATCCCGTATGATAAAGTATTTAATCGTTTTGAAAGCTTTATTGCAAGTGGAGTAATTTTAATAAGTATTCTTGTATTTATTGGCTTTTTAATTGCATGGGCAATTGCTTTAGTCAGAACGATGGTTAAGTATGCTGGATTTACTGTAAATAAAGCAGGCGAAGATCTTATTATTACAAGAGGACTTTTAGAAAAGCGTCAGCTGACAATCCCTTTACATCGAATTCAAGCAGTTCGAGTATCAGAAAATTTAATTAGACAGCCGCTTGGCTATTGTACCGTTTTTCTTGAAAGTGCAGGTGGTTCAGCTTTAGATGCAGAAAGCTCTAAAGTTATGATTTTGCCGATTGTTAAGAAAAATAGAGTATCTGAGATATTATCTCCGTATTTAACCGATTATCATTTTGAGCCTGGTATCACCCCTGCTCCAATTAGGGCTTTAAAAAGATATTTATTAAGAGGATTGCTTTGGAGTTTGCCAGTAGCAGCTATTCCAGTCATATTTTTTAGACCATGGGGATATTTAGCGCTTCTGTTAGTTGTCATTTCCGCTATAGTATCTTATTTTAATTTTAAAGACGCAGGATGGAATTTGGATCATCATCAGCTTACGTTAAGATTTCGTACGATAAATAAAAATACGATTTTTATGAAGAGAAGTCGTATTCAATCTTTAAGCATTAAGGAAAGCCATTTTCAAAGGAAAAAGGAACTGGCAACCATTCATGCTAAGGTTATGTCAGGTTCAGGAGGAACAGGCGGTAAGGTGGTTGATTTGGAGAAAGAGGATGTATACGAGTTATATAAATGGTATTCCTATACAAAGTAA
- a CDS encoding methyl-accepting chemotaxis protein, giving the protein MFATKKKNNQLLEENLELKNRLKIIFEKAQNDEEFLNNFINNFNNELNIAIEQHEKVNGQHNALAELVEKIMERFDKVNDISQLSYDKSLGLHEKGQNLIESTIDMVKISEEGRDSVSKVEGLIAKLGEQLNETSEKMNQLNERSKEIEMIVKVIKEIADQTNLLALNASIEAARAGEHGKGFAVVAEEVRKLAENTAESTHNISVLTQNIQKDIEDSLQSTSRSTGLIEDGIQLSTDTTSKINYILTFINNVQSEVKDVISTIEEQRNFSNDVMDEIKETKSIFEQANELITRHIHDASIVDEKLEVGIKQIAELSNWGKEL; this is encoded by the coding sequence ATGTTTGCGACAAAGAAAAAAAATAATCAGCTGCTAGAGGAAAATTTAGAATTAAAAAACCGTTTAAAAATTATTTTTGAGAAGGCTCAAAATGATGAAGAATTTCTTAATAATTTTATTAATAACTTTAATAACGAATTAAATATTGCTATTGAACAGCATGAAAAAGTAAATGGACAGCATAATGCCCTTGCTGAATTAGTCGAAAAAATTATGGAACGTTTTGATAAAGTGAATGATATTAGCCAATTGTCTTATGATAAATCACTAGGATTACATGAAAAAGGTCAAAATTTAATTGAGTCGACTATTGATATGGTAAAGATTTCAGAGGAAGGAAGAGATTCTGTCAGTAAGGTAGAAGGTCTAATTGCCAAGCTAGGAGAACAATTAAATGAAACCTCAGAGAAAATGAATCAATTAAATGAACGATCAAAGGAAATTGAAATGATTGTGAAAGTAATTAAAGAAATTGCTGACCAAACCAATTTATTAGCGCTTAATGCATCTATTGAAGCAGCAAGGGCTGGCGAACATGGCAAGGGTTTTGCGGTAGTTGCTGAAGAAGTTAGAAAACTTGCGGAAAATACGGCAGAAAGCACTCATAATATTAGCGTCCTCACACAAAATATTCAAAAAGATATCGAGGATTCTTTACAGTCAACAAGTAGAAGTACGGGATTAATCGAGGACGGAATCCAGCTAAGCACAGATACGACTAGTAAAATTAATTACATATTAACTTTCATCAATAATGTTCAATCTGAGGTAAAGGACGTCATTAGCACGATTGAGGAGCAAAGGAATTTCTCTAATGACGTTATGGATGAAATAAAAGAAACAAAATCGATTTTTGAACAGGCGAATGAATTGATTACTCGACATATTCATGATGCAAGCATTGTTGATGAGAAATTAGAAGTTGGAATCAAGCAAATTGCGGAATTAAGTAATTGGGGTAAAGAGCTGTAG
- a CDS encoding DUF3221 domain-containing protein, with translation MNKIHIKKHFTFLILLCFTLVGCIQEEDTVKGEYDKKGIITQIDIEGSRILVDDAETGLIWVTLNDNEDINNYKKGQEVVIWIDGGIDESYPAQANALHIEHSHSGNETVQHSLPKFNFKNEKFPPDLKGIVKINETRYEMTRGGFEWKKGNQTTQTDAASPTQIAENFKAIVVEPNSKATIEIEQNPNLSAYLWDSDRKKIALEGKQITFPANKGRYIYEVVAKWSNGEVSYTFVIEVN, from the coding sequence GTGAATAAAATTCATATTAAAAAACATTTCACTTTTTTAATTCTATTATGTTTTACCTTAGTAGGCTGTATTCAAGAGGAAGATACTGTTAAAGGAGAATATGATAAAAAGGGCATCATTACACAGATAGACATTGAGGGAAGCCGTATTTTAGTTGATGATGCAGAAACCGGCTTAATTTGGGTAACATTAAACGACAACGAAGATATCAATAATTATAAAAAAGGGCAAGAAGTTGTCATTTGGATAGATGGTGGGATTGATGAATCATATCCAGCTCAAGCTAATGCATTACATATTGAACATTCCCATAGCGGAAACGAAACTGTTCAACACTCTTTACCAAAATTCAATTTTAAAAATGAGAAATTCCCACCTGATTTAAAAGGTATTGTTAAAATCAATGAAACCCGATATGAAATGACTAGGGGAGGCTTTGAGTGGAAAAAAGGCAATCAAACTACTCAAACTGACGCCGCATCCCCTACACAGATTGCAGAAAATTTCAAAGCAATTGTTGTGGAACCGAATAGTAAAGCGACCATTGAGATTGAACAAAACCCAAATTTAAGTGCGTATTTATGGGATTCTGATAGAAAGAAAATAGCTTTGGAGGGAAAACAAATTACATTTCCAGCAAATAAGGGCCGGTATATTTATGAAGTAGTAGCAAAATGGTCTAACGGTGAAGTGTCCTACACATTTGTTATAGAGGTTAATTAA
- a CDS encoding rhomboid family intramembrane serine protease produces MFTRTESFKEFLRFYPIVSIIITIHIVLYFISVLPFFPNLWLYENFAGVNLYIVEGQYWRLITPIFMHSDFPHMLFNSFSLVLFGPALEQMIGKWKFIFVYLISGIAANVATLVLEPLTYIHVGSSGAIFGLFGFYAAATKIRKDLISKGNSQIILTIMVIGLIMTFLQPNINVTAHLFGLLTGFLLGLALLSKKGKLLK; encoded by the coding sequence ATGTTTACAAGGACGGAAAGCTTTAAAGAATTTTTACGTTTTTATCCGATTGTTTCTATTATCATCACTATTCATATTGTACTTTATTTCATTTCAGTCTTGCCATTTTTCCCGAATTTATGGCTTTATGAGAATTTTGCCGGGGTTAACCTTTATATTGTAGAGGGGCAGTATTGGCGCCTAATCACACCAATTTTTATGCATAGCGATTTTCCTCATATGCTTTTTAATAGTTTTTCCCTTGTCCTTTTTGGACCTGCTTTAGAACAAATGATTGGAAAATGGAAATTTATTTTCGTTTATCTCATCTCAGGCATTGCAGCAAATGTCGCGACGCTTGTTCTGGAACCACTAACTTACATACACGTCGGTTCAAGCGGGGCCATCTTTGGTTTATTCGGTTTTTACGCTGCAGCTACGAAGATCAGAAAAGATCTTATATCAAAAGGAAATTCACAGATCATCTTAACGATTATGGTCATCGGGTTGATCATGACCTTTTTACAGCCAAATATCAATGTAACTGCCCACTTATTCGGACTCCTTACAGGTTTTCTATTAGGCTTAGCATTACTGTCTAAAAAAGGGAAACTTCTTAAGTGA
- the acpS gene encoding holo-ACP synthase, which produces MISGIGIDIVELDRIRKIYERQEKFAERILTSKERAEFKALSNERKSEYLAGRFAAKEAFSKAMGTGIGEALSFLDIEIEKDERGKPYFSKPLTKGVHLSISHSKEYAVAQVVIEK; this is translated from the coding sequence ATGATTTCTGGAATTGGAATTGATATTGTAGAGCTTGATCGGATCAGAAAAATATATGAGAGGCAAGAGAAGTTCGCTGAACGCATTTTGACCTCTAAAGAAAGAGCAGAATTTAAAGCATTATCAAATGAACGAAAATCGGAATATTTAGCGGGAAGGTTCGCTGCCAAAGAAGCCTTCTCTAAAGCAATGGGAACAGGAATTGGCGAAGCCTTATCTTTCTTAGATATTGAAATTGAAAAGGATGAAAGAGGAAAGCCATATTTTTCTAAACCATTGACAAAAGGTGTTCATTTATCCATTTCTCACAGCAAAGAATATGCCGTAGCGCAAGTGGTTATTGAAAAGTAA
- a CDS encoding LolA family protein → MRRKWFMLLVGLLAVIALSACGSKSKDDVIKDLNGKIEEMKGYKATAKMTLEMGAEPQIYEIEVWHKDPSYYRVNLKNAQKDQSQMILRNDEGVFVLTPALNKSFRFQSDWPQNSSQAYLYESLVKDIVEDKVAKFSETKNHYVFETKTRYQNNQMLPTQEITLKKSDLSPVSVKVMDTDKNALVKVEFSEVKFNASFDKKDFDMQKNMTGAQLHVPVLAEVDNEEFSVKYPSEFPGANLVDEKELKTDNGKRVILTYDGEKSFTLIQEKSVVMPVSTFTTVKGEPVDLGFTIGALSNNTIKWTYQGVDYVIASTDLTKKELVEVAQSVQESTVK, encoded by the coding sequence ATGAGAAGAAAATGGTTCATGCTGCTAGTCGGGCTTTTGGCAGTGATTGCATTGTCTGCTTGTGGATCGAAATCCAAAGATGATGTAATTAAGGATTTGAATGGAAAGATTGAGGAAATGAAGGGCTATAAAGCAACTGCGAAAATGACATTGGAGATGGGGGCTGAACCACAAATATATGAAATCGAAGTTTGGCATAAAGATCCATCTTACTACCGTGTCAATCTCAAAAATGCCCAGAAGGATCAAAGTCAAATGATTCTCCGCAATGATGAAGGAGTATTTGTTCTTACACCAGCGCTTAATAAAAGCTTTCGATTCCAAAGCGATTGGCCTCAAAACAGCAGTCAGGCTTATTTATACGAATCTTTAGTAAAGGATATTGTCGAGGATAAAGTAGCTAAATTCTCGGAAACGAAGAATCATTACGTTTTTGAAACAAAAACAAGATATCAAAATAATCAAATGCTGCCAACACAAGAAATTACTTTGAAGAAGTCTGACCTATCACCAGTGAGTGTAAAGGTTATGGATACGGATAAAAATGCTCTTGTGAAAGTAGAATTTTCTGAAGTGAAATTTAATGCCTCTTTTGATAAAAAAGATTTTGATATGCAAAAAAATATGACCGGAGCCCAGCTTCATGTTCCTGTTTTAGCGGAAGTAGATAATGAAGAGTTCTCTGTGAAGTATCCTTCTGAATTCCCGGGTGCAAATTTAGTCGATGAAAAAGAACTGAAGACAGATAACGGAAAACGAGTCATCTTAACATATGATGGAGAGAAGTCCTTCACTCTCATTCAGGAAAAGTCGGTTGTGATGCCGGTATCCACTTTTACTACTGTCAAAGGGGAGCCAGTCGATTTAGGCTTTACAATTGGTGCTCTTTCAAATAATACGATTAAGTGGACATATCAGGGAGTCGATTATGTTATTGCATCTACAGACTTAACGAAAAAGGAACTGGTAGAGGTTGCACAATCTGTTCAAGAAAGCACAGTGAAATAA
- the alr gene encoding alanine racemase, whose translation MGTIVDFQTAFFRDTWAEINLDHISYNIEKMRENLRADVKVFAVVKANAYGHGDFEIASTALAAGASYLAVAILDEALSLRKKGITAPILVLGACRPEHAGIAAENNITLTVFDHEWLKNARHYVGADHQLVIHVKLDTGMGRLGIRRRDELEELEAAINSDPFIKMEGVYTHFATADELDTQYFKKQLNQFQEMISWFKITPDIIHTSNSAAALRFPEAHLTAVRLGISMYGLTPSLEIEPLLPFSLKTAFTLHTKLVNVKKVQKGDKISYGSTYEASEDEWIGTLPIGYADGWLRKLQGQEVLINGKRAPIVGRICMDQCMVKLPSPLPVGTDVTLIGQQGEEQITVDEIAKRLQTINYEITCIMGSRIPRVYKKNGEVTKIINNLL comes from the coding sequence ATGGGGACTATTGTGGATTTTCAAACGGCATTTTTTAGGGATACTTGGGCGGAAATAAATTTGGATCATATTTCATATAATATTGAAAAAATGAGAGAGAATTTGCGTGCTGATGTTAAGGTTTTTGCTGTTGTAAAAGCGAATGCTTACGGGCATGGAGATTTTGAAATTGCTAGTACGGCGCTTGCGGCAGGTGCTTCCTATTTAGCTGTGGCCATTTTGGACGAGGCTCTTTCTTTAAGGAAAAAAGGAATAACAGCACCTATTCTAGTTCTTGGAGCCTGTAGACCGGAGCATGCTGGAATTGCAGCGGAAAATAACATTACGTTAACCGTTTTTGATCATGAGTGGCTAAAGAATGCAAGACATTACGTTGGAGCAGACCATCAACTAGTGATACATGTAAAATTGGATACTGGGATGGGAAGATTAGGCATTCGTAGGCGAGATGAGCTTGAAGAGCTTGAGGCAGCCATCAATTCTGATCCCTTTATTAAAATGGAGGGTGTATACACACATTTTGCAACAGCAGACGAACTCGATACCCAATATTTCAAGAAACAATTGAATCAGTTTCAAGAAATGATTTCTTGGTTTAAGATAACACCTGACATTATTCATACAAGCAACAGTGCTGCTGCATTGAGATTTCCTGAAGCTCATTTAACTGCAGTAAGATTGGGGATATCCATGTATGGCTTAACTCCATCGCTAGAAATAGAGCCTCTTCTTCCTTTTTCATTAAAAACGGCTTTTACGCTGCATACGAAACTCGTTAATGTCAAAAAGGTGCAAAAAGGGGATAAAATTAGCTACGGATCAACGTATGAAGCATCAGAAGACGAATGGATTGGTACGCTGCCAATTGGGTATGCAGATGGATGGCTGCGAAAGCTTCAGGGACAAGAGGTTCTTATAAACGGAAAAAGAGCACCTATTGTAGGAAGAATTTGCATGGACCAATGTATGGTAAAACTTCCATCGCCATTACCAGTAGGGACAGATGTTACTTTAATTGGACAGCAGGGCGAAGAACAAATTACTGTCGATGAAATTGCAAAAAGGCTTCAAACCATTAATTATGAAATTACATGTATAATGGGTAGTAGAATACCAAGGGTCTATAAGAAAAATGGCGAAGTGACTAAGATTATTAACAACCTGCTATAA
- a CDS encoding CopG family ribbon-helix-helix protein has product MSESSATTEIMVKLPQHLLTELDGFVKQENVNRSEFIYQATKMYLRERKKRQIRESMRRGYMEMAKINLTIASEAFLAEFEAEHTVERLVSGG; this is encoded by the coding sequence GTGTCTGAGTCCAGCGCAACAACAGAGATAATGGTTAAATTACCGCAACATCTTTTAACCGAGTTAGATGGCTTTGTTAAGCAGGAAAACGTAAATCGGAGTGAATTCATTTATCAAGCAACCAAAATGTATTTGCGCGAACGAAAAAAAAGACAAATTCGTGAATCCATGAGACGCGGCTATATGGAAATGGCGAAAATAAACTTGACGATTGCATCTGAAGCATTTCTAGCAGAATTCGAGGCGGAACACACAGTTGAACGTCTAGTAAGCGGAGGGTAA
- the ndoA gene encoding type II toxin-antitoxin system endoribonuclease NdoA: MIVKRGDVYFADLSPVVGSEQGGVRPVLVIQNDIGNRFSPTVIVAAITAQIQKAKLPTHVEIDAKRYGFERDSVILLEQIRTIDKQRLTDKITSLDDEMMEKVDEAVQISLGLIEF; this comes from the coding sequence TTGATTGTCAAACGTGGTGACGTTTATTTTGCAGACCTATCCCCAGTTGTTGGTTCAGAACAAGGTGGCGTCCGTCCAGTGCTTGTCATCCAAAACGACATCGGGAATCGGTTTAGTCCCACAGTAATTGTTGCAGCAATCACTGCTCAAATTCAAAAAGCTAAGCTGCCTACTCATGTTGAAATTGATGCAAAGCGCTACGGCTTTGAAAGGGATTCAGTCATCTTGTTAGAGCAGATTCGAACAATCGATAAACAGCGCTTAACCGATAAGATAACTTCTCTCGATGACGAAATGATGGAAAAAGTGGATGAAGCCGTACAAATTAGCTTAGGTCTCATCGAATTTTAA
- a CDS encoding Tex family protein translates to MLEVGFLETTIAKQNQFLETIAKEQSLSVKQVKHTIGLLEEGNTVPFIARYRKEQTGALDEVQIRNIMERWQYIQNLEQRKDEVLRLIDEQGKLTDDLKNQIQRAEKLQEIEDLYRPYKQKRRTKATVAKEKGLEPFAEWMMTFPLKELPEEKAKEFLSEEKEVNTIEDAISGAKDIIAEWVSDDADSRKWIRQETAKTGTIESAVKDETKDEKKVFEMYYEYEEPISKIVPHRTLALNRGESEEILRISIKPNIDFILKYLHKKWVKNESSKVAALVQEAYEDGYKRLIQPSIEREIRNELTEKAEEQAIKIFSENLRNLLLQPPLKGKVVLAVDPAYRTGCKLAVVDETGKVLKIGVIYPHPPVSKAKEAKAQIIDIIHDFKVKMIAVGNGTASRETEQFIADILKELKEEVFYLIVNEAGASVYSASDLAREEFPDLQVEERSAVSIGRRLQDPLAELVKIDPKSVGVGQYQHDVSQKRLTESLAFVVETAVNQVGVNVNTASPSLLQYVAGLSKTVANNIVKMREEEGKFSNRKQLKKIPRLGAKTYEQAIGFLRIVDGSEPLDRTGIHPESYPEVIKLLNNLGFKTSDLGSAALKESLSQLNVAEVAEELGMGELTLKDIIDALVRPARDPRDDLPQPLLKKDVLQLEDLHTGMELQGTVRNVVDFGAFVDIGVKQDGLVHISKLSRQFVKHPLNIVSVGDVVTVWVDSVDKTKGRVSLTMLAPSK, encoded by the coding sequence ATGCTGGAGGTAGGGTTCTTGGAAACAACGATTGCAAAACAAAATCAATTTTTAGAAACGATTGCAAAAGAACAATCATTATCAGTAAAGCAGGTTAAACATACAATTGGTCTTCTTGAAGAGGGAAATACAGTTCCTTTTATTGCCCGTTATCGGAAGGAACAAACTGGCGCATTGGACGAGGTTCAAATCCGCAATATTATGGAGCGCTGGCAATACATACAAAATCTTGAGCAGCGTAAAGATGAAGTTCTTCGACTCATTGATGAACAAGGAAAACTAACAGATGATCTAAAGAACCAAATTCAAAGGGCTGAGAAGCTTCAGGAAATAGAGGATTTATATCGTCCATATAAACAGAAGCGCCGTACAAAAGCGACCGTTGCAAAGGAAAAAGGCTTAGAGCCATTTGCTGAGTGGATGATGACCTTTCCGTTGAAAGAATTACCTGAGGAAAAGGCGAAGGAATTCCTCTCAGAAGAAAAAGAAGTGAATACTATTGAGGACGCCATTTCTGGTGCAAAGGATATCATTGCGGAATGGGTTTCAGATGATGCGGATAGCAGGAAGTGGATTCGTCAAGAAACGGCGAAAACTGGAACAATCGAATCTGCTGTTAAGGACGAAACGAAGGATGAGAAAAAGGTTTTTGAAATGTACTACGAATATGAAGAACCCATTTCAAAAATCGTTCCACATCGTACACTGGCGCTAAATCGCGGTGAAAGTGAAGAAATTTTGCGCATTAGCATTAAGCCGAACATCGATTTCATTTTAAAATATCTTCATAAAAAATGGGTGAAGAATGAGAGTTCGAAAGTAGCAGCACTTGTACAAGAGGCTTATGAAGACGGCTACAAACGATTAATTCAGCCATCCATTGAAAGAGAAATTCGCAATGAATTAACCGAAAAAGCAGAAGAGCAAGCAATCAAGATCTTCTCTGAGAACTTGCGAAATTTATTATTGCAGCCACCATTAAAAGGGAAAGTAGTATTGGCTGTTGATCCTGCATATCGAACAGGCTGCAAGCTAGCAGTGGTTGATGAAACGGGAAAGGTTCTCAAAATAGGGGTTATTTATCCGCATCCCCCAGTTTCAAAGGCGAAAGAAGCGAAAGCGCAAATTATTGATATCATCCATGATTTTAAGGTGAAGATGATTGCCGTAGGAAATGGAACTGCATCCCGTGAGACAGAACAATTTATTGCAGATATTTTGAAAGAGTTAAAAGAGGAAGTATTCTATTTAATTGTAAATGAAGCAGGTGCCAGCGTATATTCTGCTTCGGATCTAGCTAGAGAGGAATTTCCTGATCTTCAAGTTGAGGAAAGAAGTGCGGTTTCAATTGGACGCCGCCTGCAGGACCCGTTAGCAGAGCTTGTAAAGATTGATCCGAAGTCTGTTGGAGTTGGACAATATCAGCATGATGTATCTCAAAAAAGATTAACCGAATCTTTAGCATTTGTAGTGGAGACAGCGGTTAACCAAGTTGGTGTGAATGTAAACACGGCCTCGCCATCGTTGCTGCAATATGTAGCAGGTCTCTCCAAAACAGTTGCGAACAATATTGTGAAGATGCGAGAGGAAGAAGGGAAATTCTCGAATCGCAAGCAGCTTAAAAAGATACCGCGCCTTGGAGCAAAAACATATGAGCAGGCAATTGGATTCTTAAGAATTGTAGATGGTTCTGAACCATTAGATCGTACAGGAATCCACCCTGAAAGCTATCCAGAAGTAATCAAGCTGTTAAATAATCTAGGCTTTAAAACAAGTGACTTAGGATCTGCCGCTTTGAAGGAATCACTTTCACAACTAAATGTGGCAGAAGTTGCCGAAGAATTAGGAATGGGCGAATTAACATTAAAGGATATCATTGATGCTTTAGTGAGACCTGCAAGGGATCCTCGTGATGATTTGCCACAGCCTCTTTTAAAGAAGGATGTCCTTCAGCTAGAAGACTTACATACTGGAATGGAACTTCAAGGAACCGTACGTAATGTTGTCGATTTCGGTGCCTTTGTCGATATTGGGGTTAAACAGGATGGGCTTGTTCATATCTCTAAACTAAGTCGCCAATTTGTGAAACACCCACTTAATATCGTCTCAGTAGGAGATGTCGTTACCGTTTGGGTTGATTCAGTTGATAAAACCAAAGGGCGCGTCTCTTTAACGATGTTAGCTCCTAGCAAGTAA
- the cmpA gene encoding cortex morphogenetic protein CmpA produces MPVWFQNQMQRAFFEKDRSQIKLLNQCWFFYRKKHCS; encoded by the coding sequence ATGCCTGTATGGTTTCAAAATCAAATGCAGCGTGCTTTTTTTGAAAAGGATCGATCACAAATAAAATTATTAAACCAATGCTGGTTTTTTTACAGGAAAAAACACTGTTCCTAA
- a CDS encoding SprT family protein, translated as MDDLELQKLVEEISHNSFRKPFRHKAFFNSRLRSTGGRYMLNTHDIEINRKYLDQLGHDELCGIIKHELCHYHLHIEGKGYKHRDKDFKHLMMQVGAPRFCSPLPERMKRKVSKRIIIYICNDCEQIYERKRKINTQKYVCGTCKGKLRIKEELICN; from the coding sequence ATGGATGACTTAGAATTACAAAAGCTTGTTGAGGAAATTTCTCATAATAGTTTTAGGAAACCATTTCGGCATAAGGCTTTCTTTAATTCAAGACTGCGCTCTACAGGAGGGCGTTACATGCTGAACACTCATGATATAGAGATAAATAGAAAATACCTTGATCAACTTGGACATGATGAATTATGCGGTATTATCAAACATGAACTTTGCCATTACCATCTTCATATAGAAGGAAAAGGATATAAGCATAGAGATAAAGATTTTAAACATTTAATGATGCAAGTTGGTGCTCCAAGATTTTGCTCACCGCTTCCTGAGCGAATGAAAAGAAAGGTAAGTAAGAGGATAATCATTTATATTTGCAATGATTGTGAACAAATTTATGAGAGAAAAAGAAAGATCAATACTCAAAAGTATGTTTGCGGAACATGCAAGGGAAAATTAAGGATAAAAGAAGAATTAATATGTAATTAA
- the tsaE gene encoding tRNA (adenosine(37)-N6)-threonylcarbamoyltransferase complex ATPase subunit type 1 TsaE, translating to MKPFEFISSKPEETIEFSKSLAKLLKAGDVIALEGDLGAGKTTFTKGLALGLEIKKNVNSPTFTIIKEYQGRLPLYHMDVYRVEDSFEDLGFDEYFDGNGVTVVEWAHLIAEQLPEELLTIYLYLGENGSRRLVLEPKGQRYEELCKEILL from the coding sequence ATGAAACCATTTGAATTTATTTCGAGTAAACCTGAAGAAACCATTGAATTTTCTAAAAGTCTTGCGAAGCTACTAAAGGCTGGGGATGTTATTGCTCTTGAAGGCGACCTTGGTGCGGGGAAGACAACTTTTACGAAAGGTTTGGCCCTTGGATTAGAAATTAAAAAAAATGTAAACAGTCCCACCTTTACAATTATAAAAGAATATCAAGGCAGATTGCCTCTATATCATATGGATGTGTATCGAGTAGAGGATTCATTTGAGGATCTTGGGTTTGATGAATATTTTGATGGTAATGGCGTAACCGTTGTGGAGTGGGCGCATTTAATTGCTGAGCAGCTTCCTGAGGAGCTATTAACGATTTATTTATATCTTGGTGAAAATGGTTCAAGAAGGCTTGTTCTAGAACCAAAAGGACAAAGATATGAGGAGCTATGTAAGGAGATATTATTATGA